A window of Planctomycetota bacterium contains these coding sequences:
- the rsgA gene encoding ribosome small subunit-dependent GTPase A, with product MIGRVQKIAGNDYAVSAGGALYHCRFRGRLKKDARAEGKLAAVGDEVEFVPTGAGEGVIESVLPRRTKLSRADVHRPRREQVIVANVDTLFVVQAARDPDFNDLVADQCTVMAAANGLPCVLVVNKCDLGEPDLSAYEKAGYRTVRTSVRDGRGLDELRQLLRGRVSVFLGPSGVGKSSLLNALEPGLNLKVGEVSRRGEGRHTTTWVELLPVAGGWAADTPGLEFFTLWGVTPENLKDHFLDFAELAARCRFRDCSHTIEAGCAVREGAVPSRYRNYLALREKLRTRRAVFE from the coding sequence ATGATCGGGCGGGTCCAGAAGATCGCGGGGAACGACTACGCGGTGAGCGCCGGAGGCGCGCTCTATCACTGCCGGTTCCGCGGGCGCCTGAAGAAGGACGCGCGCGCCGAGGGAAAGCTCGCCGCGGTGGGGGACGAGGTGGAATTCGTCCCCACGGGCGCCGGCGAAGGCGTCATCGAAAGCGTCCTTCCGCGCCGCACGAAACTCTCCCGCGCGGACGTCCACCGGCCCCGCCGGGAGCAGGTGATCGTGGCCAACGTGGACACCCTGTTCGTCGTCCAGGCCGCGCGCGATCCGGACTTCAACGACCTGGTCGCGGACCAGTGCACGGTTATGGCGGCGGCCAACGGGCTTCCGTGCGTTCTCGTCGTCAACAAGTGCGATCTGGGGGAGCCGGATCTTTCCGCCTACGAGAAGGCCGGCTACCGGACGGTGCGCACGTCGGTCCGCGACGGGCGGGGACTCGACGAGCTGCGGCAGCTTCTCCGGGGCCGGGTGAGCGTGTTTCTGGGGCCGAGCGGGGTGGGGAAGTCGTCGCTCTTGAACGCGCTGGAGCCGGGCCTGAACCTGAAGGTGGGGGAGGTTTCCCGCCGCGGCGAGGGGCGTCACACGACGACGTGGGTGGAGCTTCTTCCGGTGGCGGGAGGCTGGGCGGCGGACACGCCGGGCCTCGAGTTCTTCACGCTGTGGGGGGTGACCCCCGAGAATCTGAAGGATCATTTCCTGGATTTTGCGGAGCTGGCGGCGCGGTGCCGGTTCCGGGACTGTTCGCACACGATCGAGGCCGGCTGCGCCGTGCGCGAGGGGGCGGTTCCTTCCCGGTACCGCAATTATCTCGCGCTGCGCGAGAAGCTCCGGACCCGACGGGCGGTCTTCGAATAG
- a CDS encoding type IV pilus twitching motility protein PilT encodes MAAIDEMLHKMKEMNASDLHLKPGVRPRYRILGELQDVPGTEPLSREEVEVLTREILTEEQERWYLETGELDFAYGDVKSGRFRCNYFQEYRGSSAVFRRIPVEIPTLKELNLPSSLESLVHLRSGIVLVTGPTGSGKTSTLAALVDLLNSQYRKHIITLEDPIEYLHPSKKSVVHQRGLHYDIVDFPSGVRAALREDPDILLIGEMRDLETIRLALTAAEVGCLVFATLHTNSAAQSIDRIIDVFPADEQPQIRAMLSLSVAGVVSQVLLRRIDTGGRIPATEVLFGTPAVQNLIRENKIQEITSVIQAGKQQGMHTMDDSLASLVTRKLVDAEEAYSYAENKGWFEQFVDLPLLRQGDAR; translated from the coding sequence ATGGCCGCGATCGACGAAATGCTCCACAAGATGAAGGAGATGAACGCCTCGGATCTTCATCTCAAGCCGGGGGTTCGGCCGCGGTACCGGATCCTGGGGGAGCTTCAGGACGTGCCGGGCACGGAGCCTCTGAGCCGCGAGGAGGTGGAGGTGCTCACGCGCGAAATCCTGACGGAGGAACAGGAGCGCTGGTATCTCGAGACCGGGGAGCTGGACTTTGCGTACGGGGACGTGAAGTCCGGGCGCTTCCGGTGCAATTACTTCCAGGAATATCGCGGGTCGAGCGCCGTGTTCCGCCGGATTCCGGTGGAGATCCCCACGCTCAAGGAACTCAACCTTCCGTCGAGCCTGGAGTCGCTGGTTCACCTGCGAAGCGGGATCGTGCTCGTGACGGGGCCCACGGGGAGCGGGAAGACCTCGACCCTGGCGGCGCTGGTGGATCTGCTCAATTCCCAGTACCGCAAGCACATCATCACGCTCGAGGACCCGATCGAGTACCTGCATCCAAGCAAGAAGTCGGTCGTCCACCAGCGCGGGCTGCACTACGACATCGTGGATTTTCCGAGCGGGGTGCGGGCGGCGTTGCGGGAGGATCCGGACATCCTTCTGATCGGGGAAATGCGGGATCTCGAAACGATCCGCCTGGCGCTGACGGCGGCGGAGGTGGGGTGCCTGGTCTTTGCGACCCTGCACACCAACAGCGCCGCGCAGTCGATCGACCGGATCATCGACGTCTTTCCGGCCGACGAGCAGCCGCAGATCCGCGCGATGCTCTCGCTTTCGGTGGCCGGGGTGGTCAGCCAGGTCCTTCTGCGGCGGATCGACACGGGCGGCCGGATTCCCGCCACGGAGGTGCTGTTCGGGACGCCCGCGGTCCAGAACCTCATCCGGGAGAACAAGATCCAGGAAATCACCAGCGTCATCCAGGCGGGCAAGCAGCAGGGCATGCACACGATGGACGATTCGCTGGCGAGCCTCGTGACGCGGAAGCTCGTGGACGCCGAGGAGGCGTATTCGTACGCCGAGAACAAGGGGTGGTTCGAGCAGTTCGTGGATCTTCCGCTCCTGCGCCAGGGCGACGCCCGATAG
- the nrdR gene encoding transcriptional regulator NrdR, whose product MRCPFCKKDNDRVIDSRSANAGATVRRRRECLACSKRFTTYEKVEEITLYVIKKDGRRDVFDREKIKRGLLTACKKRPVSLQTIEDIVNRIEIELYEKYDREVKSTKIGDLVMRELKAIDHVAYVRFASVYREFKDVSEFMRELRPMLKTGARS is encoded by the coding sequence ATGCGCTGCCCCTTCTGCAAGAAGGACAACGACCGGGTTATCGACTCGCGTTCGGCCAACGCGGGCGCGACGGTCCGCCGGCGCCGCGAGTGCCTGGCCTGTTCCAAGCGCTTCACCACGTACGAGAAGGTCGAGGAGATCACCCTCTACGTCATCAAGAAGGACGGCCGCCGCGACGTCTTCGACCGGGAGAAGATCAAGCGCGGCCTCCTGACGGCCTGCAAGAAGCGCCCCGTGTCCCTTCAGACCATCGAGGACATCGTCAACCGCATCGAAATCGAGCTGTACGAGAAATACGACCGCGAGGTGAAATCCACCAAGATCGGAGACCTCGTGATGCGCGAGCTCAAGGCGATCGACCACGTCGCGTACGTCCGCTTCGCCTCGGTCTATCGCGAGTTCAAGGACGTCAGCGAGTTCATGCGCGAGCTGCGGCCCATGCTCAAGACGGGCGCGCGTTCCTAA
- the nrdD gene encoding anaerobic ribonucleoside-triphosphate reductase: protein MPIRKVETVRKRDGRIVPYDEQKIAEAIVRAARAAGHDNATIGRDLASVVTMYLERYRERDVPTSEEIQRLVEKILFDTGHAAVARAYIVYRERKGQPAGAAAPPAEDLFPTNLVLVDGATRAEVAPWGRERIIAALTKEAGLEEEAASEIAGSVEQKIFQLGQRRVSTTLIRELVNHELLARGYGSKLRRQIVVGLPKYDLGRLMGDEEARIDPDGMCRLIGQTTLKQYALQEIFTRDVADAHLEGRLHVHGLEEPLKLHALEPSVLEIRRTGVRVRGSAALSEPARDARTLTVQLARVAADARRFVSGPTTFLGLSEAYDQLLWGADEDRVRLEVEHVAAALEDAPFVVEPRHRTAAPLARMGRAVVWTAGVGEELREFCRLAADRGMVFAFARPQPAGPASAAPGGALEGRAVAQAVTLNLPQAFFRSEGGADFYTELEAAIELAVKAHLQKRQLLRKFADRATGAFGAAFGWPADGGAAPPFDRFEYAVSLAGLNEAVKLLSGQEILEGDAAVRLALRLVSYVYFRLREESARQGIRLVLEDVPPGEAIDRFVRIDAQMYPRARGLLADRVRYTPGFRVRGAPSFETLAVEARFHTLVPTARATAERARLSPGDLFAILERLYAETPAARVAVE, encoded by the coding sequence ATGCCGATCCGGAAGGTCGAAACGGTCCGAAAGCGGGACGGCCGCATCGTCCCCTACGACGAACAGAAGATCGCCGAGGCGATCGTGCGCGCCGCCCGCGCCGCCGGACACGACAACGCCACCATCGGCCGCGACCTCGCCAGCGTCGTGACGATGTATTTGGAGCGCTATCGGGAGCGCGACGTTCCCACGAGCGAGGAAATCCAGCGTCTCGTCGAGAAGATCCTCTTCGATACGGGCCACGCCGCCGTCGCCCGGGCCTACATCGTCTACCGGGAGCGCAAGGGCCAGCCGGCCGGCGCGGCCGCGCCTCCCGCGGAGGACCTTTTCCCGACGAACCTCGTCCTCGTGGACGGCGCCACCCGGGCCGAAGTCGCTCCCTGGGGGCGCGAGCGCATCATCGCCGCGCTCACCAAGGAAGCCGGCCTCGAGGAGGAGGCCGCTTCGGAGATCGCCGGATCCGTCGAGCAGAAAATCTTCCAGCTCGGCCAGCGGCGCGTCTCCACGACCCTCATCCGGGAGCTCGTCAACCACGAGCTCCTGGCCCGCGGGTACGGCTCGAAACTCCGCCGGCAGATCGTCGTGGGCCTTCCCAAGTACGACCTCGGCCGCCTCATGGGCGACGAGGAAGCCCGCATCGATCCCGACGGGATGTGCCGCCTCATCGGCCAGACCACGCTCAAGCAGTACGCCCTCCAGGAGATCTTCACGCGCGACGTGGCCGACGCCCACCTCGAGGGGCGCCTGCACGTCCACGGCCTGGAGGAACCGCTCAAGCTTCACGCCCTGGAGCCTTCGGTCCTCGAGATCCGCCGCACGGGCGTCCGGGTGCGCGGCTCGGCGGCCCTTTCGGAGCCGGCCCGCGACGCGCGGACCCTGACCGTCCAGCTCGCCCGCGTGGCCGCCGACGCGCGCCGGTTCGTCAGCGGGCCGACCACGTTCCTCGGCCTGAGCGAAGCGTACGATCAGCTCCTGTGGGGGGCGGACGAGGACCGCGTGCGCCTGGAGGTCGAGCACGTGGCGGCGGCGCTCGAGGACGCGCCGTTCGTCGTGGAGCCCCGGCACCGCACGGCGGCGCCCCTGGCGCGGATGGGCCGGGCGGTCGTATGGACGGCCGGCGTGGGCGAGGAGCTGCGGGAGTTCTGCCGGCTGGCGGCGGACCGCGGCATGGTGTTCGCCTTCGCGCGGCCGCAGCCCGCCGGACCGGCCTCCGCCGCGCCGGGGGGCGCCCTGGAGGGCCGGGCCGTCGCCCAGGCGGTGACGCTCAACCTGCCGCAGGCCTTCTTCCGGAGCGAGGGCGGCGCCGATTTCTACACCGAGCTCGAGGCGGCCATCGAGCTGGCGGTCAAGGCGCACCTTCAGAAGCGCCAGCTGCTGCGCAAGTTCGCCGACCGCGCCACGGGCGCCTTCGGCGCCGCCTTCGGGTGGCCGGCCGACGGCGGCGCCGCGCCGCCCTTCGACCGCTTCGAATACGCCGTGAGCCTGGCCGGACTCAACGAGGCGGTGAAGCTGCTTTCCGGCCAGGAAATCCTCGAGGGGGACGCCGCGGTGCGCCTGGCCCTGCGGCTGGTCTCGTACGTTTATTTCCGCCTCCGCGAGGAATCCGCCCGGCAGGGGATCCGGCTCGTGCTCGAGGACGTCCCGCCGGGGGAGGCGATCGACCGCTTCGTGCGGATCGACGCGCAGATGTATCCCCGGGCGCGCGGGCTCCTGGCCGACCGCGTCCGCTACACGCCGGGCTTCCGCGTCCGGGGGGCGCCGTCCTTCGAGACCCTCGCGGTCGAGGCGCGGTTCCACACGCTCGTTCCCACCGCGCGCGCCACGGCGGAGCGCGCGCGCCTGTCGCCGGGGGATCTCTTCGCGATCCTGGAGCGGCTGTACGCCGAGACCCCCGCCGCCCGCGTGGCCGTCGAATGA
- a CDS encoding DASS family sodium-coupled anion symporter, which yields MPEEGRSARLRKAAGLAAGLAAFFAIAFVPSGLHQVPGAGGAPAAAAGIAALMAIWWFTEALPIHWTALVPLVAYPLLGVFEPWVGREGAGTLLLRNAGRAAAPYGDAYIFLFLGGMMIGAAAEQWNLHRRVALHILRAIGVGPRRLLLGVLAATAFVSLWISNTATAVMMTPIGMALLSQLEAAAGGRRLGHFGAAVMLAVAYGSNVGGIGTKIGTGPNSILCGWVQRHMGLELSFLYYMLLALPFVVLFLPVVWAVLWRRARRDPLDGLRADEVLDRELAALGPMSVPERKVLAVFLAAAVLWIFGNVLRPAVAPWVPRFWEGFQFREKHYEAAVAMAAGAALLALRVLSPARLMRIPWDTLVLLGGGFALAAGVEGSGLSEWLALRLKAVAGFPAPVQIGLAALFSVGLTAVASNTATINVLLGLVPRSLPVLMAVTLGCSCDFMLPAGTPPNAIVFGSGYIRLPVMIRTGFALDLAAVLAIVLYGSFYLRWIAS from the coding sequence ATGCCGGAAGAGGGCCGCTCGGCGCGCCTTCGAAAGGCCGCGGGTCTGGCGGCCGGGCTGGCCGCGTTCTTCGCGATCGCCTTCGTTCCGTCCGGGCTCCACCAGGTTCCCGGGGCGGGCGGCGCGCCCGCCGCGGCCGCGGGAATCGCCGCCCTCATGGCCATCTGGTGGTTTACGGAGGCGCTGCCGATCCACTGGACGGCGCTCGTGCCCCTCGTGGCCTATCCCCTCCTCGGCGTCTTCGAGCCCTGGGTCGGCCGCGAGGGCGCCGGGACGCTTCTCCTGCGAAACGCGGGTCGCGCGGCGGCTCCGTATGGGGACGCCTATATCTTTCTTTTCCTGGGCGGCATGATGATCGGCGCGGCCGCGGAGCAATGGAATCTCCACCGGCGGGTGGCCCTTCACATCCTGCGGGCGATCGGGGTGGGCCCTCGGCGGCTCCTCCTGGGGGTTCTCGCGGCCACGGCGTTCGTTTCGCTTTGGATCTCCAACACCGCCACCGCCGTCATGATGACGCCCATCGGAATGGCGCTTCTGAGCCAGCTGGAGGCCGCCGCGGGAGGGCGCCGTCTGGGCCACTTCGGCGCGGCGGTGATGCTCGCCGTGGCCTACGGTTCCAACGTCGGCGGCATCGGGACGAAGATCGGCACCGGTCCCAACTCCATTCTCTGCGGCTGGGTCCAGCGCCACATGGGACTGGAGCTGAGCTTCCTCTACTACATGCTTCTGGCCCTGCCCTTCGTCGTTCTCTTTCTCCCGGTCGTCTGGGCGGTGCTCTGGCGGCGCGCGCGCCGGGACCCCCTCGACGGCCTGCGGGCCGACGAGGTTCTGGACCGCGAACTGGCGGCGCTGGGGCCTATGTCCGTTCCGGAGCGGAAGGTCCTGGCCGTTTTTCTCGCGGCGGCGGTCCTGTGGATTTTCGGGAACGTGCTTCGTCCCGCCGTCGCCCCGTGGGTCCCGCGGTTCTGGGAGGGTTTCCAGTTCCGGGAGAAACACTACGAGGCCGCCGTGGCGATGGCGGCGGGCGCGGCGCTTCTGGCGCTGCGGGTTCTTTCGCCGGCGCGGCTGATGCGGATTCCCTGGGACACGCTGGTTCTTCTCGGGGGCGGCTTCGCCCTGGCGGCGGGGGTGGAGGGAAGCGGACTGTCCGAGTGGCTGGCCCTCCGGCTCAAGGCCGTGGCCGGATTTCCGGCCCCCGTCCAGATCGGCCTGGCCGCGCTCTTCAGCGTGGGGCTCACCGCCGTCGCTTCCAACACCGCCACGATCAACGTCCTGCTGGGGCTGGTGCCCCGTTCGCTGCCGGTCCTTATGGCCGTGACGCTCGGATGTTCCTGCGACTTCATGCTCCCCGCGGGGACGCCTCCCAACGCCATCGTTTTCGGCAGCGGCTACATCCGCCTTCCCGTCATGATCCGCACGGGATTCGCGCTCGATCTGGCGGCGGTGCTGGCGATCGTTCTCTACGGCTCGTTCTACCTGCGCTGGATCGCGTCTTGA
- a CDS encoding PilT/PilU family type 4a pilus ATPase, which yields MEENLFGQILINFNLITKDQLEKALDLQRRTQPPKLLGEILVEQGMIDEKSLKSILSVQKRKLELSKSQIKSPESELSRRLQGAPLLEFLKVSKELGASDLYISSGLRPMVRLHGNLIDLPAEAPGFEESRKMLLSVLTKEQVDAYYREKAVDLGLDFPFGRFRASVFRHLKGIAGIFRTIADRVMPFETLGLPGVVRQFLDLSRGLILVTGPAGSGKSTTLAALIDLLNKSQRLHIITIEDPIEVIHQSDRSLISQRQVPDHSRSFASALRAALREDPDVIVVGELRDPETVSTAITAAETGHLIFGTLHTHNAYRTILRILDQFPAQKRAHIRTLLAGVLRGVISQQLVPNIDGRGRSLACEILVANSAISNLIRDDRVWQIPMVMQTGKRFGMRLMDDSLLELVQRRKISLEEALQRATDKTKFINPEAQAEKARTAF from the coding sequence ATGGAAGAAAACCTTTTCGGCCAGATCCTCATCAATTTCAACCTGATCACGAAGGATCAGCTGGAGAAGGCGCTGGACCTTCAGCGCCGGACCCAGCCCCCGAAGCTGCTCGGGGAGATCCTCGTGGAGCAGGGGATGATCGACGAGAAGTCCCTCAAGAGCATCCTGAGCGTCCAGAAGCGCAAGCTGGAGCTTTCGAAGTCCCAGATCAAGTCGCCGGAGTCGGAGCTTTCCCGGCGTCTTCAGGGGGCGCCGCTTCTGGAGTTTCTGAAGGTGAGCAAGGAGCTGGGGGCTTCGGACCTCTACATTTCGTCGGGCCTGCGGCCGATGGTTCGCCTGCACGGGAACCTGATCGACCTGCCGGCGGAGGCCCCCGGCTTCGAGGAAAGCCGCAAGATGCTCCTTTCGGTGCTGACCAAGGAGCAGGTGGACGCCTACTATCGCGAGAAGGCGGTGGACCTAGGGTTGGACTTTCCGTTCGGCCGGTTCCGGGCCAGCGTGTTCCGGCACCTCAAGGGCATCGCCGGGATTTTCCGAACGATCGCCGACCGGGTGATGCCGTTCGAGACTCTGGGGCTGCCGGGCGTGGTTCGGCAGTTCCTGGACCTGAGCCGCGGGCTGATCCTGGTGACGGGTCCGGCGGGGTCCGGAAAGTCCACGACGCTGGCGGCGCTGATCGATCTTCTCAACAAGAGCCAGCGCCTCCACATCATCACGATCGAGGATCCCATCGAGGTCATCCATCAGAGCGACCGGTCGCTGATTTCGCAGCGGCAGGTGCCGGATCATTCCCGGAGCTTCGCCTCGGCGCTGCGGGCGGCGCTGCGGGAGGACCCGGACGTGATCGTCGTGGGCGAGCTGCGGGATCCGGAGACGGTCTCGACGGCGATCACGGCGGCGGAGACGGGGCACCTCATCTTCGGAACGCTGCACACGCATAACGCGTACCGGACGATCCTGCGGATTCTGGATCAGTTCCCCGCGCAGAAACGGGCGCACATCCGGACGCTTCTGGCGGGGGTGCTTCGGGGGGTGATTTCGCAGCAGCTGGTGCCGAACATCGACGGCCGGGGGCGGAGCCTGGCCTGCGAGATCCTGGTGGCGAATTCCGCGATCTCCAACCTGATCCGGGACGACCGGGTCTGGCAGATCCCGATGGTGATGCAGACGGGCAAGAGGTTCGGGATGCGGCTGATGGACGATTCGCTCCTGGAGCTGGTTCAGCGCCGGAAGATTTCGCTCGAGGAAGCGCTCCAGCGGGCGACGGACAAGACCAAGTTCATCAACCCGGAGGCCCAGGCGGAGAAGGCCCGCACGGCCTTCTGA
- the smc gene encoding chromosome segregation protein SMC — MQLKKLEMCGFKSFANRTEILFDKGVTGIVGPNGCGKSNVVDAIKWVLGTLSYKSVRGEEMLDVIFKGAEGVPPMGFAEVSLTLDNSDHTLPLEFEEVTITRRLFSTGEGEYFINKAPCRLKDIRELLYGTGIGTDNYSVIEQGKIDKLVLSNPHERRLVFDEAAGISKYRARKRETEHRLEKVSQDLLRIQDVVHEVQKQLRSVRAQAGRAARYKELTEELKSKRLRLYVHEHRRLAAARGELAERLRAVSERREALRAELGARAAAAEEVRRRLEAESARHAELASAVAGLESQAAYLERSLESARARERELAAERGRAEAEREALEAKALELAEQVEAESRALAEFDRAARERAAEAEELTRRMEDAARECARAQEELEAKRAEALELAHKEAQYRNERERLERERSELGARAGRLKEEAGRLEAERAELRARLEQARAEAAALEREIAERAERKRAEEEELGRLREEVAQLERELLQLREGKDHRVARRETLRDLEAHFEGLEAGAKALLRERRPGVLGSVADFLEVAPEHVAAVEGALGERAGAVVVDTAEHAEEAAAFVRERGLGRTILIALDECRNGYFSDVELLATGALGRASSWVRTEPAYRGMVDALLGHTLVVRDRAAAREIRRDGLTEWPLVTPEGDLFDHPGMTTVAGARAAGSGLLSRKAELRTLEEEIERYLALITEREGRREEAGRRLKETEERIERLRHEAYEKSVALREAAARAEQTAMREEFLGEELRARAAESEAIGRQAAAVADRAASLETLLAELAWVKSQVEAEIAGLGRTLEGYEASRAELQDALTQARVECAKASEQRLGVEKRLEFLEARRGEVARALERARALAEEVGGRLEGAREEIGRHEAERGALAARVEEARRRADEAAAAREALAREGEEARAAVARAEEELAPCEEELGRLRVDEEGARVKADALADRAREELGMELAQAAEAVPAEEGIDGEALAREVEELRVKIGGFGAVNVVALEQLSELEEREKFLLTQTEDLVRSKTQLEDLIRQLNKESRELFDKTFDFVKEQFNTIFRKIFGGGKADLVLEQAEGVDPMEQGLEILARPPGKEQTPISLLSGGERSLTAIALVLALFKANPSPFCLLDEADAALDEKNVERYAGVVREFASETQFIVITHNKRTMAVCDALYGITMEQQGVSKKVSVSLSGDAGLELLKPRPEVPAGTA; from the coding sequence ATGCAGCTCAAGAAGCTCGAAATGTGCGGCTTCAAGTCGTTCGCCAACCGAACGGAGATCCTTTTCGACAAGGGCGTCACCGGAATCGTCGGACCGAACGGCTGCGGCAAGTCGAACGTCGTCGACGCCATCAAGTGGGTCCTCGGGACGCTCTCCTACAAGTCGGTCCGCGGCGAGGAGATGCTGGACGTCATCTTCAAGGGCGCCGAGGGGGTGCCCCCGATGGGGTTCGCGGAAGTCTCCCTGACGCTGGACAACTCCGACCACACGCTGCCCCTGGAGTTCGAGGAAGTGACGATCACGCGGCGGCTCTTCTCGACGGGGGAAGGCGAGTATTTCATCAACAAGGCCCCGTGCCGCCTGAAGGACATCCGGGAGCTGCTCTACGGGACGGGGATCGGGACGGACAATTATTCGGTCATCGAGCAGGGGAAGATCGACAAGCTGGTGCTTTCGAATCCGCACGAGCGGCGGCTCGTGTTCGACGAGGCGGCGGGGATTTCGAAGTACCGGGCGCGCAAGCGCGAGACGGAGCACCGGCTCGAGAAGGTGTCGCAGGATCTCCTGCGGATCCAGGACGTCGTTCACGAGGTGCAGAAGCAGCTCCGGTCCGTGCGGGCCCAGGCGGGGCGGGCGGCGCGGTACAAGGAGTTGACCGAGGAGCTCAAATCGAAGCGCCTGCGGCTGTACGTGCACGAGCACCGGCGGCTGGCGGCGGCGCGGGGGGAGCTGGCGGAGCGGCTGCGGGCGGTTTCGGAGCGCAGGGAGGCGCTGCGGGCGGAGCTCGGGGCGCGGGCGGCCGCGGCGGAGGAGGTCCGGCGGCGGCTGGAGGCGGAATCGGCCCGCCACGCGGAGCTGGCGTCGGCCGTGGCGGGGCTGGAGTCCCAGGCGGCGTATCTGGAGCGGTCGCTGGAGTCCGCGCGGGCGCGGGAGCGGGAGCTGGCGGCGGAGCGGGGGCGGGCGGAGGCCGAGCGCGAGGCGCTGGAGGCGAAGGCGCTGGAGCTGGCGGAGCAGGTGGAGGCCGAGTCGCGGGCGCTGGCGGAGTTCGACCGGGCGGCGCGGGAGCGCGCGGCGGAGGCGGAGGAGCTGACCCGGCGGATGGAGGACGCCGCGCGGGAGTGCGCCCGGGCTCAGGAGGAGCTGGAGGCCAAGCGGGCCGAGGCGCTGGAGCTGGCGCACAAAGAGGCGCAGTACCGCAACGAGCGCGAACGGCTGGAGCGCGAGCGCTCGGAACTCGGAGCGCGGGCGGGGCGCCTGAAGGAGGAGGCGGGGCGGCTGGAGGCCGAGCGGGCGGAGCTTCGGGCGCGCCTGGAGCAGGCGCGGGCGGAGGCGGCGGCGCTGGAGCGGGAGATCGCCGAGCGCGCGGAACGCAAGCGGGCGGAGGAGGAGGAGCTCGGGCGGCTTCGCGAAGAGGTGGCGCAGCTCGAACGGGAGCTCCTGCAGCTCCGGGAGGGCAAGGATCACCGCGTGGCGCGGCGCGAGACGCTGCGCGATCTGGAGGCGCACTTCGAGGGCCTGGAGGCGGGGGCGAAGGCGCTGCTGCGGGAGCGGCGGCCGGGGGTGCTCGGGTCGGTGGCCGACTTCCTGGAGGTCGCCCCGGAGCACGTGGCGGCGGTGGAAGGGGCTCTCGGGGAGCGGGCGGGCGCGGTGGTGGTGGATACGGCGGAGCACGCGGAGGAGGCGGCGGCGTTCGTCCGCGAGCGCGGCCTGGGGCGGACGATCCTGATCGCGCTGGACGAGTGCCGGAACGGGTATTTCTCGGACGTGGAGCTTTTGGCGACGGGGGCGCTCGGCCGGGCGTCCTCGTGGGTGCGCACGGAGCCGGCGTATCGGGGGATGGTGGACGCGCTTCTGGGGCACACGCTGGTGGTGCGGGACCGCGCGGCGGCGCGGGAGATCCGGCGGGACGGCCTGACGGAGTGGCCGCTGGTGACGCCGGAGGGGGATCTCTTCGATCATCCGGGAATGACGACGGTGGCGGGGGCGCGGGCGGCGGGGTCGGGGCTTCTGTCCCGCAAGGCCGAGCTTCGCACGCTCGAGGAGGAGATCGAGCGATACCTGGCGCTCATCACCGAACGCGAGGGGCGCCGGGAGGAGGCGGGGCGGCGCCTGAAGGAGACGGAGGAGCGGATCGAGCGCCTGCGCCACGAGGCGTACGAGAAGAGCGTGGCGCTCCGGGAGGCGGCGGCCCGGGCCGAGCAGACGGCGATGCGGGAGGAATTCCTGGGCGAGGAGCTGCGGGCGCGGGCGGCCGAAAGCGAGGCGATCGGGCGCCAGGCCGCGGCGGTGGCGGACCGTGCGGCGTCGCTGGAGACGCTTCTGGCGGAGCTGGCCTGGGTCAAGAGCCAGGTGGAGGCGGAGATCGCGGGACTGGGCCGGACGCTGGAGGGGTACGAGGCGTCCCGGGCGGAACTTCAGGACGCGCTGACGCAGGCGCGGGTCGAGTGCGCCAAGGCGAGCGAGCAGCGCCTGGGGGTGGAAAAGCGGCTGGAGTTCCTGGAAGCGCGCCGGGGCGAGGTGGCGCGGGCGCTCGAACGGGCGCGGGCGCTGGCGGAGGAGGTCGGAGGGCGGCTGGAAGGGGCGCGCGAGGAGATCGGGCGCCACGAGGCGGAGCGCGGGGCGCTGGCCGCGCGGGTGGAGGAGGCGCGGCGCCGGGCGGACGAGGCGGCGGCGGCGCGGGAGGCGCTGGCGCGCGAGGGGGAGGAGGCGCGGGCGGCCGTGGCGCGGGCGGAGGAGGAGCTGGCTCCGTGCGAGGAGGAGCTGGGCCGCCTGCGGGTGGACGAGGAAGGCGCCCGCGTGAAGGCGGACGCCCTGGCGGACCGGGCGCGCGAGGAATTGGGGATGGAGCTCGCCCAGGCGGCGGAGGCGGTCCCGGCGGAGGAGGGGATCGACGGCGAGGCGCTGGCGCGCGAGGTGGAGGAGCTCCGGGTCAAGATCGGCGGCTTCGGGGCGGTGAACGTGGTGGCCCTGGAACAGCTCTCGGAGCTGGAGGAGCGCGAGAAGTTCCTGCTGACGCAGACGGAAGATCTCGTCCGCAGCAAGACGCAGCTCGAGGATCTGATCCGGCAGCTCAACAAGGAATCGCGGGAGCTTTTCGACAAGACGTTCGACTTCGTCAAGGAGCAGTTCAACACGATTTTCCGGAAGATCTTCGGCGGCGGGAAGGCGGACCTCGTGCTGGAGCAGGCCGAAGGCGTGGACCCGATGGAACAGGGTCTGGAGATCCTGGCCCGGCCGCCCGGCAAGGAACAGACGCCGATCTCGCTGCTTTCGGGCGGCGAGCGGTCGCTGACGGCGATCGCGCTGGTCCTGGCGCTTTTCAAGGCCAACCCGAGCCCCTTCTGCCTGCTGGACGAGGCGGACGCGGCGCTGGACGAGAAGAACGTGGAGCGCTACGCGGGGGTGGTGCGCGAATTCGCCTCCGAGACGCAGTTCATCGTGATCACGCACAACAAGCGGACGATGGCGGTTTGTGACGCGCTCTACGGAATCACCATGGAGCAGCAGGGGGTCTCCAAGAAGGTGAGCGTGAGCCTGTCGGGCGACGCGGGTCTGGAGCTTCTCAAGCCGCGTCCGGAGGTTCCCGCGGGGACGGCGTAA